A window of the Pseudoalteromonas sp. A25 genome harbors these coding sequences:
- a CDS encoding phage tail-collar fiber domain-containing protein: MSDPSTFTPIVWTEQGLSKLLSASQQGISMAITHVSVGDQAYAPSNTQTTLRNQLQIVPIGGAEIIDDDEFGKQLRFSALFDGPQEYPVKEIGIWSNDTLVAVYSVPNKQLNYKSADAAWLEVFNLSVSALPNDNITCTVGVNNANVFLTDELLTMTYAHVLQSKNLTKQIHQNFLLNKRLRNAGW, from the coding sequence ATGAGCGACCCAAGCACATTTACGCCTATTGTGTGGACTGAGCAAGGCCTGAGCAAACTGCTTAGTGCCTCGCAGCAGGGCATTAGTATGGCGATCACCCATGTGTCGGTGGGAGATCAAGCCTATGCTCCCAGCAATACACAAACCACACTTCGTAACCAACTACAAATAGTGCCTATTGGTGGCGCTGAAATCATCGACGACGATGAGTTTGGCAAACAGCTGCGCTTTAGCGCCTTATTTGATGGCCCACAAGAATACCCAGTTAAAGAAATAGGTATTTGGTCTAACGACACGTTGGTGGCTGTGTACAGTGTACCCAATAAGCAGTTGAACTATAAATCAGCCGATGCCGCGTGGCTTGAGGTATTTAACCTCAGCGTATCTGCACTGCCCAATGACAACATTACTTGTACAGTTGGGGTGAATAATGCCAATGTGTTTTTAACCGATGAGCTGCTCACCATGACCTACGCACACGTCTTACAAAGTAAAAACTTGACCAAACAAATTCACCAAAACTTTCTACTGAACAAACGGTTAAGAAACGCCGGATGGTAA
- a CDS encoding phage tail protein produces the protein MQQLLPPNHSPLQLKGLQSQDQTTLFDGAIANLTNMKANPHDAQLMWLVWEYGLESILPYSQDVRKTLKDGLAWQRIRGTPKSLTTALGWLELNDAQIENTPPGQHYYTYQIDAGTVPGDERLTKVVNLAQLSAPVSSELTRVYHGYDIRKQTLSSQGCGFGHVLSDYSGVMFKHQGKGLVKASFGRTQKHFVDASVEQISFAHQRRRSQTSEHLDVYESGRYCLSTEQPSHLPNTIVRSRLFSQQRTLAQRVWLGPWHDRWQNANWQSQQLCSVQINYKRITNVAPLSFSGASTGRMNYGVLNLTATPPNQ, from the coding sequence ATGCAACAACTTTTACCCCCTAATCATAGCCCGCTGCAGCTCAAAGGCTTGCAAAGCCAAGATCAAACAACCCTGTTTGATGGTGCAATTGCTAACCTAACCAATATGAAAGCCAATCCGCACGATGCGCAACTTATGTGGCTAGTGTGGGAGTATGGGTTAGAAAGCATTTTGCCCTACAGCCAAGATGTGCGCAAAACTCTTAAAGACGGGCTGGCATGGCAACGTATTCGAGGCACGCCAAAAAGTTTAACCACGGCACTTGGTTGGCTTGAGCTAAACGATGCACAGATAGAAAACACCCCACCGGGACAGCATTATTATACCTATCAAATTGATGCAGGCACTGTGCCCGGTGACGAGCGCTTAACCAAGGTGGTTAATCTGGCACAGCTATCGGCACCGGTGAGCAGCGAACTGACTCGCGTATATCATGGCTATGACATTCGCAAGCAAACGCTATCAAGCCAAGGCTGTGGGTTTGGTCATGTGCTCAGTGATTACTCTGGTGTGATGTTTAAGCATCAAGGCAAAGGTTTAGTTAAGGCCAGTTTTGGCCGCACACAAAAGCACTTTGTTGATGCAAGCGTTGAGCAAATTAGCTTTGCTCACCAGCGCAGGCGCAGTCAAACCAGTGAGCATTTAGATGTTTACGAGTCTGGGCGCTATTGCTTAAGCACAGAACAGCCGTCACATCTGCCTAACACTATTGTGCGTAGCCGTTTATTTAGCCAACAACGCACCCTTGCACAACGGGTGTGGTTAGGGCCATGGCATGACCGTTGGCAAAACGCTAATTGGCAATCGCAGCAACTTTGTAGTGTACAAATTAACTACAAACGTATCACCAATGTGGCACCTTTAAGCTTCTCGGGTGCAAGCACCGGGCGAATGAACTACGGCGTATTAAACCTAACCGCAACGCCACCAAACCAATAG
- a CDS encoding baseplate assembly protein, producing MTSYIDLSKLPEPNIIESLSFEAIYEARKARFVELAPQYAQALELESDPLSVWLQVESYQELLLRQRINQAAQSNLLAFAKGADLEHLGAFYGVERVADEQDDDYRQRIRNNTIASSTAGSAEHYRNHAINAAPNEIADVSVTNIRDGEVIRGSVIVTVLAKDALDSHTLGIEREPQPADAPPSKTTLERVKDKVLNDGVKMLTDSVTVQPADMKVVDIEADIYLQPNTSSDVFNELESLLRNAWRNEAKLDWDLAPSWISAQLHKSGVSQVEIKKPNGLINISPEQCAVPGNIKLTLCVR from the coding sequence ATGACCAGTTATATCGATTTAAGCAAACTCCCTGAACCCAACATTATCGAATCACTCTCATTTGAAGCCATTTATGAAGCGCGCAAGGCGCGTTTTGTGGAGCTTGCGCCGCAGTATGCGCAAGCGCTTGAACTTGAGAGTGATCCCCTTAGCGTGTGGCTTCAGGTAGAAAGCTATCAAGAACTATTACTGCGCCAGCGTATTAACCAAGCGGCGCAGTCAAATTTATTGGCCTTTGCCAAAGGCGCTGATTTAGAGCACCTTGGTGCCTTTTATGGCGTTGAGCGAGTGGCCGATGAGCAAGATGACGATTATCGTCAACGTATTCGTAACAATACCATTGCATCAAGCACCGCAGGCAGTGCCGAGCACTATCGCAATCATGCCATTAACGCCGCGCCTAACGAGATTGCCGATGTATCGGTAACCAATATACGAGACGGAGAAGTGATCCGCGGTAGTGTGATTGTAACCGTGCTGGCAAAAGACGCTTTGGATAGCCATACCTTAGGCATTGAGCGCGAACCTCAACCAGCAGATGCACCACCAAGTAAAACCACGCTGGAACGTGTTAAAGACAAAGTATTGAACGATGGCGTTAAAATGCTCACCGATTCGGTCACTGTGCAACCCGCCGATATGAAAGTAGTTGATATTGAAGCGGATATATATTTACAACCCAATACCTCTAGTGATGTGTTTAATGAGCTAGAATCGCTGCTGCGCAACGCGTGGCGCAATGAGGCAAAACTAGATTGGGACTTAGCACCGAGTTGGATAAGCGCGCAATTGCATAAAAGCGGGGTGAGTCAGGTTGAAATTAAAAAGCCCAATGGGTTAATTAACATCAGTCCAGAGCAATGTGCCGTTCCGGGCAATATTAAACTCACACTTTGCGTGAGGTAA
- a CDS encoding phage tail protein has protein sequence MSNSQYWTKLTAAGREKVLAAIANNQTIKLTDFAVGDGHISATDSDLRQPAYRSHVNSLKQLSEQSLVEVVGVVPASEGGFYVREAAFYTDDGKAFAIIKYPETYKPAAADNAAAELGIKAVIDVIDAQVVSEKIDPSMIYSTKEWVSEQIATTAIMPLEKRTHAKNIGVDLTGQVQQIHHRKSVIALCELTNTDISANSYSSGRLVFHRQNGVHKEISAEVTLAKIYNQTNARGHLLTKGTSDAIKLCTFEYNGIKYAGVHFFYDHAEHGNVTFDGVGTFDPFGLDYFETQNNTALIQEVADTLSFDDIQLDNPLKWNNHEIYHEGHKPTPSEIGAVAKGESIDLTDQRILWSQNSDGASIGFKNIADTDPDSYLYFKTADNHNEYFKWIHQVHGSNTEVEWMSLKPTGLTVSSNLQAKQATFDNVKAKNATFDNGDATTTVNIRSTNNHAAILNVCAATDSQTTGIVYVGQSPKHGGGIEYNGDNNPVTSGSGADYFTLFRRNNGDTQWTARNIYSNNDWEFRAEVKAASFKEGNTPLANKYHAKSDKLAEFENSNFKLAGQDLKIHHKRALVGLNDKLVINYGTTTADWDNVEGRGKWTFTDQIKIKDVNLKAVSGAYGDKALEFSNSRGYLKLGAQNPLHCHYETNMPHHWFNKDVRVDGEIYAGENYGDRVYHEGHKPTPSEIGAVAKGESINLTNQELIWHENTDGAAIGFQNISDNDTNSYLYFKTSDNGNEFFKWIHRTTDWMSLKASGLRIKGDVKASGATFDNGDNTTVNIRANDNGAAVLNVCAESDSQTTGIVYVGQSPKHGGGIEYNGDNNPVTSGSGADYFTLFRRNNGDTQWTARNIYSNNDWEFRAEVKAASFKEGNTPLATKYHPKSDKLAKFETSNIDTNGDRDLLINSKRALVGLPEKLVINYGDNGSDWNSVEGKGNWQFTGDVAINGDLKMSGPDCYIWTPNTVNGYTGIWDTSNSIAALKYTNGASFDFGADINITKNNPWLTLHSNQHGARNEVEQAAGISLGESGREDTASLHLSYIGNGYSYIGMGAVGADNIPDNWAMQMHYGNTWVNFRGDIHLGSGNTKLSKGTLNALRVSTYSGYVDIGPMNADFCHFQTDRSQFYFDKRVNVKGELYAGPDYNKKVYHQGHKPTATDIGAVEQHWGVTPTVSKNEFTTIAQINGSNLASSITLQLKGTTDSTVVNVKADLLVDHHKGIFVDAMCGGYTPIQLCIRSNEHEKYIVQAKTLSGNPLSLLCIIQSHTQDAVSIGNYSTNDYMVVHTHTTQRNKRSLSSNNGTGLFVDGNSVLHTGNISQYSERRIVKTEGALAANSKNHLTASNTFKLPAVTGLGEGTTVVVSKALAATPTIEVEGSNSEHIAMMRGTTLLTDTSVQFDIHCTLTFILNSDKHWEMQ, from the coding sequence ATGTCAAATTCTCAATATTGGACCAAGCTCACCGCAGCGGGCCGTGAAAAAGTACTGGCTGCCATTGCAAACAATCAAACCATTAAACTTACCGACTTTGCCGTGGGCGACGGGCATATTTCAGCAACCGACAGCGATTTACGCCAACCAGCGTATCGCAGCCATGTTAACTCACTTAAGCAATTGAGCGAGCAATCGCTGGTGGAAGTGGTGGGTGTAGTACCCGCCAGCGAAGGCGGTTTTTACGTGCGCGAAGCGGCATTTTACACCGACGACGGCAAAGCCTTTGCCATCATCAAATACCCAGAAACCTACAAACCTGCCGCCGCCGATAACGCCGCTGCAGAGCTAGGCATTAAAGCGGTGATTGATGTGATAGATGCGCAAGTGGTCAGTGAAAAAATCGACCCGTCGATGATCTATTCAACCAAAGAGTGGGTGAGCGAACAAATTGCAACCACCGCCATCATGCCCCTTGAAAAGCGCACCCACGCAAAAAACATCGGCGTGGACTTAACAGGGCAAGTGCAACAAATTCACCATCGTAAAAGTGTGATAGCGCTGTGTGAGCTAACTAATACAGATATTAGTGCTAATTCGTACTCGTCTGGCCGTTTGGTATTTCATCGTCAAAATGGTGTACACAAGGAAATTAGCGCAGAAGTCACTTTGGCAAAAATTTACAACCAAACCAATGCCCGAGGTCATCTTCTGACTAAAGGCACGAGCGACGCTATTAAGCTTTGTACCTTTGAATATAACGGTATTAAGTACGCTGGTGTGCACTTTTTTTACGACCATGCCGAGCATGGCAATGTCACCTTTGATGGCGTGGGCACCTTTGACCCCTTTGGCCTAGATTACTTTGAAACGCAAAATAACACGGCGCTTATTCAAGAAGTTGCCGATACCCTAAGCTTTGACGATATTCAACTGGATAACCCACTTAAGTGGAACAACCACGAGATTTATCACGAAGGCCATAAGCCCACTCCCAGCGAAATAGGTGCCGTAGCAAAGGGTGAGAGTATTGATTTAACCGACCAACGAATTCTTTGGAGTCAAAATAGTGATGGCGCGTCAATCGGTTTTAAAAACATTGCAGATACTGATCCAGACAGCTATTTGTATTTTAAAACGGCAGATAACCACAATGAGTATTTCAAATGGATACATCAAGTACATGGCTCAAACACTGAAGTTGAGTGGATGTCACTTAAACCGACAGGCTTGACGGTTAGTAGCAACCTACAAGCTAAACAAGCAACGTTCGACAATGTTAAGGCAAAGAATGCGACGTTTGATAATGGTGATGCAACGACCACGGTCAACATTCGGTCAACCAATAACCACGCAGCAATACTCAATGTATGTGCTGCGACAGACTCGCAAACAACAGGCATTGTTTATGTGGGTCAAAGCCCTAAACACGGTGGCGGTATTGAATACAATGGTGATAATAACCCAGTAACCAGCGGCAGTGGCGCTGATTACTTTACCTTGTTTAGACGTAATAATGGCGATACCCAATGGACTGCAAGAAACATTTATTCCAATAATGATTGGGAGTTTAGAGCAGAAGTAAAAGCCGCGTCGTTCAAAGAGGGCAATACACCGCTTGCTAACAAGTACCACGCTAAAAGCGATAAGCTCGCTGAGTTTGAAAATTCCAATTTTAAATTGGCTGGGCAAGATTTAAAAATTCACCATAAGCGTGCACTTGTCGGTTTAAACGATAAGCTTGTGATTAACTATGGCACGACAACAGCCGACTGGGATAATGTTGAAGGCAGAGGAAAGTGGACCTTCACCGATCAAATTAAAATTAAAGATGTAAATCTAAAGGCGGTATCAGGAGCTTATGGTGACAAAGCGTTAGAGTTCTCAAATTCACGAGGTTACTTAAAGCTCGGTGCGCAAAATCCTCTTCATTGCCACTATGAAACTAACATGCCACATCACTGGTTCAATAAAGATGTGAGGGTTGATGGAGAAATTTATGCTGGTGAAAACTATGGAGACCGTGTTTACCACGAAGGACATAAACCCACGCCGAGTGAGATAGGGGCGGTTGCAAAAGGCGAAAGCATAAACCTGACTAATCAGGAGTTAATCTGGCATGAAAACACCGATGGTGCGGCCATTGGTTTTCAAAATATCTCTGATAACGACACCAATAGCTATCTGTACTTTAAAACCTCCGACAACGGCAATGAGTTCTTTAAGTGGATACACCGAACGACCGATTGGATGTCGCTCAAAGCATCAGGGTTAAGAATTAAGGGAGATGTAAAAGCATCCGGCGCTACCTTCGATAACGGCGATAATACCACCGTGAATATTCGTGCTAATGATAATGGTGCTGCGGTGTTAAATGTGTGTGCGGAAAGTGACAGTCAGACGACAGGCATTGTTTATGTGGGTCAAAGCCCTAAACACGGTGGCGGTATTGAATACAATGGTGATAATAACCCAGTAACCAGCGGCAGTGGCGCTGATTACTTTACCTTGTTTAGACGTAATAATGGCGATACCCAATGGACTGCAAGAAACATTTATTCCAATAATGATTGGGAGTTTAGAGCAGAAGTAAAAGCCGCGTCATTTAAAGAGGGCAATACACCGCTTGCGACTAAATATCACCCTAAAAGCGATAAGCTGGCTAAGTTTGAAACTTCGAATATTGATACGAATGGTGATAGAGACTTATTAATTAACTCAAAACGAGCGCTGGTAGGTTTGCCTGAGAAGTTGGTAATTAACTATGGTGACAATGGTAGCGATTGGAATAGTGTCGAGGGTAAAGGTAATTGGCAGTTTACGGGTGATGTCGCCATCAACGGCGACTTAAAAATGTCAGGCCCTGATTGCTATATTTGGACGCCAAATACTGTCAACGGCTATACAGGCATTTGGGATACTAGTAATAGCATTGCTGCACTCAAATACACCAATGGCGCAAGCTTTGATTTTGGTGCCGATATTAACATCACCAAAAATAATCCATGGTTAACGCTGCATAGCAATCAACACGGTGCCAGAAATGAGGTTGAACAGGCTGCAGGTATCTCATTGGGTGAAAGTGGTAGAGAAGACACAGCGTCACTGCACCTCAGCTATATTGGGAATGGCTATTCATATATTGGCATGGGAGCTGTTGGAGCAGATAATATTCCTGATAACTGGGCAATGCAGATGCATTATGGAAATACGTGGGTGAACTTTAGGGGTGATATACATTTAGGTAGTGGCAACACTAAATTGAGTAAAGGCACGCTCAATGCGTTGCGAGTATCAACATATAGTGGGTATGTTGATATTGGCCCGATGAACGCTGATTTTTGTCATTTCCAAACAGACCGTAGCCAATTTTATTTTGACAAGCGAGTAAACGTAAAAGGTGAGCTTTATGCTGGCCCAGATTACAACAAAAAAGTTTACCACCAAGGACATAAGCCAACCGCCACAGATATAGGCGCTGTAGAGCAACACTGGGGAGTCACGCCGACAGTCAGTAAGAATGAATTTACCACAATAGCTCAAATCAATGGTTCAAACCTAGCATCCAGCATTACATTACAATTAAAAGGCACCACGGATAGCACGGTTGTTAATGTAAAAGCCGATTTATTAGTTGATCACCACAAAGGAATTTTTGTGGATGCCATGTGCGGCGGATATACGCCTATTCAATTGTGTATTCGCAGCAATGAGCATGAAAAATATATCGTTCAAGCTAAAACGCTAAGCGGAAACCCTCTATCGCTTCTTTGCATCATTCAATCACACACACAAGACGCGGTAAGTATTGGGAATTACAGCACGAATGACTATATGGTTGTTCACACCCACACAACACAGAGAAACAAACGCTCGTTAAGCTCAAACAACGGCACAGGCTTGTTTGTAGATGGTAACTCTGTGCTACACACCGGCAATATCAGCCAATATAGCGAACGCCGCATTGTAAAAACCGAAGGTGCACTCGCAGCCAACAGCAAAAACCACTTAACCGCGAGTAACACGTTTAAGCTACCCGCCGTGACAGGCTTAGGCGAAGGCACCACTGTGGTGGTATCCAAAGCCTTGGCCGCCACACCAACCATTGAGGTTGAAGGTAGTAACAGCGAGCACATCGCCATGATGCGTGGCACCACCTTATTAACGGATACCAGTGTGCAATTTGATATACATTGCACGCTTACATTTATTCTAAATTCAGACAAACATTGGGAGATGCAATAA
- a CDS encoding phage tail protein I, translating to MSALHQGSPLQAQLQQQTAQLLAPINQGVDVLPILWEPSTCPEAFLPWLAWSQGVEEWDEQWPVELKRQVVANSLDQHRHLGTRYAITKALQPFNLGAEISEWFEHSPMRDAGTFHVDVYVSNQGIDLPLIQETRRRIDSVKRKSVDYTMQMHLQGNLGVATTGVFCGSSMTTIFPIS from the coding sequence ATGAGTGCGCTTCATCAAGGTAGCCCATTGCAAGCCCAGCTTCAGCAACAAACTGCACAATTGCTTGCGCCCATCAATCAAGGGGTTGATGTGTTGCCCATCTTGTGGGAGCCAAGTACGTGCCCCGAGGCATTTTTACCTTGGTTGGCGTGGAGCCAAGGCGTTGAAGAATGGGACGAACAATGGCCCGTTGAGCTAAAACGCCAAGTAGTGGCCAATAGTTTAGATCAACACCGCCACCTTGGTACGCGCTACGCCATTACCAAAGCTTTGCAGCCGTTTAATCTGGGCGCAGAAATTAGCGAATGGTTTGAGCATTCACCCATGCGCGACGCGGGCACGTTTCATGTTGACGTGTATGTATCAAACCAAGGGATTGATCTGCCGCTCATTCAAGAAACTCGCAGGCGCATAGACAGCGTAAAACGCAAATCGGTCGACTACACCATGCAAATGCACTTGCAAGGCAACTTAGGGGTTGCCACCACGGGCGTGTTTTGCGGCTCATCCATGACCACGATTTTTCCAATTTCTTAA
- a CDS encoding baseplate assembly protein: MSKSQLIDLSKLPPPNVLEQLDYEQLLQELKNNLLAQNPALEQTLGLESEPLTQLLNTYAYQAMLLRARVNDAAKSTMLSSATGADLDQIASKYAVARQQNESDTRLRERVQLAFNSLNTAGTEKSYRYHTLSTDERVKDVHVASPSPCHIVITILSNETQNGQPSTELMNKLEYTFGLKKGDQDSVSDILEAQKIRPIGDRVQIVAAKVKEFNLQAHVKLELGPGHAQVKQQVLEKTAEFIAERSSLGKPIKRSALFAVLHQAGVEEVELTSPAQNIVVADDEVAWCKNGLDALTFEVLI, translated from the coding sequence ATGTCAAAATCTCAACTAATTGATTTATCAAAGTTGCCGCCGCCGAATGTGTTAGAACAGTTAGACTACGAGCAACTGCTTCAAGAGTTAAAAAACAATTTATTAGCGCAAAATCCAGCGCTTGAGCAAACCTTGGGGCTTGAATCTGAGCCACTTACACAACTGCTCAACACCTATGCGTATCAAGCCATGTTACTGCGTGCACGGGTGAACGATGCGGCTAAATCAACCATGCTCAGCAGCGCAACAGGGGCAGATTTAGACCAAATAGCCAGCAAATACGCGGTTGCACGCCAGCAAAATGAAAGCGACACCCGCCTGCGCGAGCGCGTGCAACTGGCGTTTAACAGCCTAAATACGGCAGGCACCGAAAAAAGCTACCGTTACCATACGCTCAGCACCGATGAGCGGGTAAAAGACGTGCATGTGGCAAGCCCATCGCCGTGCCATATTGTGATCACCATTTTAAGTAACGAGACGCAAAATGGTCAGCCATCCACCGAGCTTATGAACAAGCTTGAATACACCTTTGGCTTAAAAAAGGGTGATCAAGACTCGGTATCGGATATTTTAGAGGCGCAAAAAATTCGCCCCATTGGCGACCGCGTACAAATTGTGGCCGCCAAGGTCAAAGAATTTAACTTACAAGCCCATGTTAAGTTAGAGCTTGGCCCCGGCCACGCGCAGGTAAAACAGCAAGTGCTAGAAAAAACCGCCGAGTTTATTGCCGAGCGTAGCAGTTTGGGCAAGCCTATCAAGCGCTCAGCGTTGTTTGCCGTGCTGCACCAAGCGGGGGTAGAAGAAGTAGAACTCACCTCGCCAGCACAAAACATTGTGGTGGCCGACGACGAAGTAGCTTGGTGCAAAAACGGCCTTGATGCGCTGACCTTCGAGGTGCTGATATGA
- a CDS encoding DUF4376 domain-containing protein, which produces MTEQTIDSIELQTPTVTYADVATKQMLRHPSEQIKVALKLAIEQEEVEHAQAHEQWQASLADIQAQIEQAQAHNAANPDDQIDVPELPPEPVIDMAKRRACYEVKNVEVDLELTTEAQDAHIVYDDEALIAYHHPKTIAQSVEYIASVKRERFKAQRTANVAAITVSVDGLEFDGDELSQQRMVRAILIMSDTDKQQWVMANNEVVEVSKAQLTQACQLALQKQSQLWVA; this is translated from the coding sequence ATGACTGAACAAACAATCGACTCAATTGAACTACAAACACCTACAGTTACTTACGCTGACGTTGCCACTAAACAAATGCTTCGACATCCAAGCGAGCAAATCAAAGTAGCACTTAAGCTGGCGATTGAGCAAGAAGAGGTAGAACACGCGCAAGCACACGAACAGTGGCAAGCATCATTGGCTGATATTCAAGCGCAGATTGAACAGGCCCAAGCGCACAACGCTGCAAACCCTGACGATCAGATTGATGTGCCAGAGTTACCGCCAGAGCCTGTGATTGATATGGCAAAACGCCGCGCATGTTATGAAGTCAAAAACGTAGAGGTTGATTTAGAACTCACAACCGAAGCACAAGATGCGCATATTGTTTATGACGATGAGGCACTGATTGCCTATCATCACCCCAAAACCATCGCCCAAAGCGTTGAATATATCGCTTCAGTTAAACGAGAACGTTTTAAAGCACAACGTACTGCAAATGTGGCAGCAATCACGGTGAGCGTAGATGGCCTTGAGTTTGATGGTGACGAGCTAAGCCAACAGCGTATGGTTCGAGCTATCTTAATAATGTCTGATACAGATAAGCAGCAATGGGTGATGGCTAACAATGAGGTGGTTGAAGTGAGCAAAGCACAATTAACCCAAGCTTGTCAGCTTGCATTGCAAAAGCAATCACAGTTATGGGTTGCTTAA
- a CDS encoding phage tail-collar fiber domain-containing protein: MSTYQPIITQAGLNAAVNAKEKGLSVHLSHIAIGDKGYTPQRSQTKLQNERSRVPTGDATDFKNGQFRVSGKFTSDTSYGVKEVGFFLSDGTLFAVWSHPENVLFYLTPMATVVQGFDLLLSAAPQDAITVTHDGDLRLYYDDVFIHMTEVQTKMLASQLETNLTIVNLYNELAQKGVLS, encoded by the coding sequence ATGAGTACTTATCAACCAATTATTACGCAGGCTGGTCTTAACGCAGCCGTTAATGCCAAAGAAAAGGGCCTGAGTGTACACCTAAGCCATATCGCGATTGGCGATAAAGGCTATACGCCGCAGCGCAGTCAAACCAAGTTACAAAATGAACGCAGTAGAGTGCCAACGGGTGATGCAACCGACTTTAAAAATGGTCAATTTCGCGTCTCTGGCAAATTTACCAGCGATACCAGCTATGGCGTTAAAGAGGTTGGCTTTTTCTTATCTGACGGCACCTTATTTGCGGTGTGGTCACATCCAGAAAATGTTTTGTTTTATCTCACCCCGATGGCCACCGTGGTGCAAGGGTTTGATTTATTACTCAGCGCTGCGCCCCAAGATGCTATCACCGTTACCCATGATGGTGATTTACGTTTGTACTACGACGATGTCTTTATTCATATGACAGAAGTACAAACTAAAATGCTTGCCTCACAGCTTGAAACCAACCTGACCATTGTCAATTTATATAACGAACTAGCTCAAAAAGGAGTGCTGTCATGA
- a CDS encoding phage tail protein I: MSDAKQYDPLLPVSSSLFEHALSGAAARIEKVPVPLKHLWNPWQCPAHFLPWLAHGLSVDAWDASWPEHIQRQVIADSVPSHRIKGTFGALKQSLNALDAELELQEWWQTDGVPHTATVLALAKNNLNEQGDTFITPKLQAQLWRAIAANKPARTQIDFQIGIIQQNQLYFSATSTATQIKRTQLTQNADGEFEHAALYVSSTSNLLQIASSQLAQSADDNFATTSMFTHCVTSPLQISHQALVQNTDIQLSTSDIEFSSVSGSTTFQTLTMEFT, translated from the coding sequence ATGTCTGATGCTAAACAATACGACCCGCTATTGCCCGTAAGTAGTTCGTTATTTGAACATGCGCTGTCAGGGGCCGCCGCTCGGATAGAAAAAGTGCCTGTACCATTAAAGCATCTTTGGAACCCATGGCAATGTCCGGCCCATTTTTTACCTTGGCTTGCGCATGGATTAAGTGTGGATGCATGGGATGCTAGTTGGCCTGAGCATATTCAACGTCAGGTTATTGCTGATAGCGTACCAAGCCACAGAATAAAGGGCACCTTTGGCGCGCTTAAACAATCGCTAAACGCGCTGGACGCCGAGCTTGAATTACAAGAATGGTGGCAAACCGATGGCGTGCCGCATACCGCAACTGTACTGGCTTTAGCAAAAAACAATTTGAATGAGCAAGGTGATACCTTTATCACCCCAAAGTTACAAGCTCAGCTTTGGCGAGCCATTGCGGCGAACAAGCCCGCACGCACACAAATTGACTTTCAAATCGGCATTATTCAACAAAATCAGTTGTATTTTTCAGCGACTAGTACCGCTACACAAATTAAACGAACACAGCTAACACAAAATGCCGATGGCGAGTTTGAGCACGCTGCGCTTTATGTCAGTAGCACCAGTAACCTCCTGCAAATAGCGTCGAGTCAGCTTGCGCAAAGTGCAGATGACAACTTTGCAACAACCAGCATGTTTACACATTGTGTAACAAGTCCATTGCAAATTAGCCACCAAGCACTGGTGCAAAACACGGATATTCAATTGAGTACTTCAGACATTGAGTTTAGCAGTGTGTCGGGTAGTACCACATTTCAAACATTAACCATGGAATTTACATGA